GGGATTACCGGCTTTAATTTTTTGGGCAACCTCTTTCATTCCCTGTAGGGTTCTTTGTGCTTCCTTTTCTTTTCCCTTTCCAAGTTCTGAAATTAGGATTGGGGGGTGGGGGACGATAAACATCCCTTGAATCTGTCCCATTATTTTTCCTCCTTTAGAAATTTCCGCTTCGTACCCGGTTTAAAACCTGTTCCGCTTCCTCTTTCATCTCTAGCAAAAACTCAATATCCGTTGGCGGCTCCTGGTATCGATAGCATGGATAATAACGATTTAAATGCAAGGGGAGCTCGGGACTGATCGAGGCCAGCCACTGAAAAAGACGGATCAGCTCCTCTCTTCGGTCACTGAGCCCGGTAACCACCAATGTGGTAACCTCTATGTGAATACTTCCGTGGAGAAAGGCTATCGTTCTTTTGACCCTTTCCAATTCTCCGCCTAGAACCTCAGGATACACTTGGGCATTGAACCCCTTTAAATCAATATTGGCGGCATCTAGATAAGGGAGTAATTCTTTTAATGGCTCATTCTCAATATACCCATTTGTGACTAAAATATTCTTCAGTCCCTTTTTCTTCGCAAGCTTTGCGGTTTCCAATACCATTTCATAAAAAACGATCGGTTCATTATAAGTATAAGATATGGAAGGAACCCCGGCTTTTACTGCCCGGCTCACCACCTCTTCCGGGCTCATGTCCGTAGTGGGAGGCTTTCCCTTAGCGATCGTATAGTTCTGACAGAAAGGACAATGAAGGTTGCAGCCGAAGCTTCCCATGGACAAGGTTTGGGTCCCCCGCAGATAAAAATGAATCGGCTTTTTCTCAATGGGATCTATATGAAGCCCGGTGATTTTCCCATAGTTCAAACTCATTAAGGTCCCCTTCTCATTTTTTCGTACACCGCACTTTCCTATTTTTCCTGGGGAAATCCTGCAGTGATGGGGGCATAATGTGCATTTCACCTGATTTCCCTGGAGTTTTTCATAATACAGCCCTTCTTTCATCTCACGTCCCTCCTTTTTTTACCTGAAGAGGCGACCCCAGATCCTCTTGGCTTCTTCTTTTAATAAAGACGATTAAAAAGCGCTTGAAATTCTTCTCTTTCCAGGGCCATGGGGGTTTCTCTCAAGGACATTTCCTTCTTTTTTTCCTTCTGTTGATTCTCGTATAAAACCCCGGTGACCAGTCCATTCGTTTCCATGAGCTTTCCCATGGCCCCGTGATAACTGGACGGGTCATAAGCCCTATCCTCGGATACCGAGGTCAAATTTTTTCGAAACCACTGGTAGGTGTTTTGTTTATTAAACGTAATACAGGGACTGAATACATTAATAAAAGAAAACCCTTCATGTTCAATGCCTTTTTTAATAAGATCCACCAACTCCTCCTGGTAGCCGGAAAATCCTTGGGCTAAAAAAGTGGCCCCCGCGGATAGGCTCATCAACCCCGGTTGCAGCGGTAAGTCTTCGCTTCCCTGAGGGGTGCTCGGGGTTTTAAATCCCTGATCACTTACCGGGGAAGTATGCCCCTTCGTCAGTCCGTAGATTTGATTGTTCATAACAATATAGGTGATATTAATATTTCTTTTCGCCGCATGAATGAAGTGTCCCGCTCCAATGGCAAAGCCGTCTCCGTCACCGCCGGCGGCAATCACGGTCAAATCTTCATTGGCCAGTTTGATACCCTGGGCAATGGGGAGCGCCCTTCCATGAACCCCATGAAAACTGTAGGCCTTCATGTATCCGGAAATTCGGCCGGAACAGCCGATTCCCGAAACCACGGAAAGATCCTTGCGGGGAATTTCCATTTCCGCCGTGGCCACCTGCAAGGAACGGAGCACGGAAAAATCGCCGCAGCCTTTGCACCAGGTCGGTTCTATTCCATTGCTATAATCTTTATATTTTGCCATTATACCAGCTCCTTTATTTTGTCTTTGATTTCTTCAATCAGAAAGCCGTCACCGTTGTAGGACAATAAGGAGTCCAGTTTCTCATGGTAACCGATCTCTGCCTGGATGATCCTTCGAAGCTGAGCGCTGTAATTATTCTCCACAATTACAACCTTGTCATAATGCTCTAAGAGCTTTTTTATCTGTACTTTCGGCAGGGGTTTGATTTGCTTTATTGCCCCATAGTCCACTATGCGGTCCAGCTTTTTTACCCCTTGCTCCAGTGTAGCAAAGGTGGAGCCATAACCTAAAAACAGTATGTTATTATCCTTTTCCTGATACATTTGAATCCCTTTTTTATATTCCAAGGGTGTCATTTTTTCCATTCGCTTCTCCGTAAGTCCTCGATGATCATCCTTGGGGCTCAAGGGAAAACCGTACTCACTATGCTCTAGTCCGGTGGTATGATGGAGTCCGTTTTCCGTCCCGGGAAAAACTCTTTTGGAAATGTGATCCCCGGTGTCTTCATAGCGCTTATAACTTTCCTCTCCGTCATCCAGGTCCTCCTGCCTTCCCAGTTTTCCCCGGTTAATGGTGACCCGGTCAAAGTCCAGTGCTTCAATGTTTTCATAGGAGAGACTGCGCAGGGCATCGGACATGATAATCACAGGACACTGATACTCCTCTGCCAGATTAAAGGCTTCCACCGTATCATAAAAACAGTCTTCGAAGGTGGCGGGGGCCAGTACGATCCTGGGGAAATCCCCATGTCCTCCATAATACAATGTGTTTACATCACTTTGCTCATGCTTTGTGGGAAGGCCGGTGCTGGGCCCTTTCCGCTGGGCGTCCACCACCACGATGGGCACCTCTGCCATGGCGGCAAGTCCGAGCCCTTCCATCATCAGAGAAACCCCCGGTCCCGAGGTTCCGGTAATGCTTCTTACCCCTGCATAGCTGCTTCCGATAATCATATTGACGGCGGCAAGCTCGTCCTCGGTTTGCACCACCTTTCCCCCATAGCGGGGAAGATGCTCCGATAAATACTGCATCACTTCCGAAGCCGGGGTAATGGGATAAGCGGCCATAAAGCGACAACCGCTCATAATGGCTCCAAGACCGATCAGATCATTTCCCACCGCCACCGGCCCCAGATCCTTACGGGTCACCGGCTCGATTAGATAATTAACCCCCTTAAGGCTGGTAAAATTATAATCCACGGCCCCCTGCAATACCTTTTTATTTTTCCGCACCACTTCTTCCCCTTTGTCTTTAAAGGCCTCTACGATGACGGATTCCACATATTCCGGTTCGATGTCCGTAACCCTTGTTAAAAAACCCAGGGAGCAGACGTTTTTCATAATCATATTTCCTTTATCCTTTACCACCTTGGTAATGGGCAGGGAGATAATTTCTATTTCCATCTCCTTAATAAAATCTAAATCCACTTTTAATTCCAGGGCTTCGTCGTAAAGGAGAAGTCCTCTTTTCCTTAGTTTTTTCGTGTAAATTTCCATGGTGTCTTCATCCAGGGCCATAACAATGTCCATATCGTCCTTCAGACAGCCTTTTTTATCCACACTTCCGTGGGCGATAATCGCGCTATTGCCCCCTTTGATTCTCGAAGTAAAATGTCGTTTTCCGTAAACATGGTAACCCATTCGCGAAAGCACTTGAAGGTAATACAGACCGGTGGCCAGTATTCCGTCTCCTTGGGTGCCTCCAATGAGCACTTGAATTTCTCGGTTCATTTAATCACTCCTTATGTCTTATTTATGTTTTATCGGATGGTGAAATATTCATGGACACTTCTTTTTTTCATACCCAATTTCACCTGAAATCCTCAGGGGGTTGATCAAAAAGAAAAAAGCCCGAAGGCTTTTTTTATTGTACTGTTAAGGGCAAGGGATCCCGTCAATTATATTGGATCTTTCAGGATTTATCCAAAATCTTTTTCTCCCGTGGACAGAAAAAAAGCGGATAGGGTTCCCGGACCGGTATGGGCACCAATGACTGCGGGTAAAGTGGTAATCAAAAAGTCCTTAGCTCCCACTTCCTCCTTCAGCATTTCCCGTAGCAGCTCCGCACCTTCCCGATCGTTCCCATGATTGATCCCAATCAATTGCTTGTCCAAATTAACTCCTCGCTCTTTCACAATTTCCACAATTCTTTTAATGGCTCTTTTCCGGCTTCGAATTTTTTCAAAGGGGATCAGTTTTCCATCCTCCACATTTAAAATCGGTTTGATGTTCAACAACCCTCCTACAAAGGCGGAAGTATAGCTGACCCGACCTCCCCGGTACAGGTAATTGAGGTCCTCCACGGTAAATATGTGCTCCATGTTTGGCGCGTAGTAATTCACCGCTTCCAAAATTTGTTCTTTGCTCTTTCCCTCCTTGGCCATTTCCGCTGCCCTCTTAACGATCAGTCCGGAACCCAGGGCTATACACTTGCTGTCCACCAGTTCCAGATCAAAGGTTTTTTGCCCATCATATTTTTCTAATAATTGATTTTTCGCAATCACGCTTCCTTGATATGTGCCGGATATTTCGGAAGAGAAGGCGATATAGATCACGGTGTCGAAAGCGCCTATGTATTTTTCAAAGATCTCCTCAAAGGCCGCCGGGGAAACCTGGGAAGTCTTATAGACCTTGCCCTCTTTCATATCCTCCATCATCGCTTCCGGATCAATATCCACTCCATCGGTAAAAGATTTTTCCCCAAGTTGTAACGTAAGCGGTGCTACGGTTATATCCAGCTCCTCCAGAATCTCTTTCGGAAGGGAGCAGGCGGAATCCGTAATAATTTTAATACTCATAGTATACATCCCCCTTTATTATTTTTAACTCTTAGGCTAAGAGTTTCTCCTCTATATATTATACCACGAATTTAGGTATCAAATCTTTTATCTTCAATGGATTTATGAATCCTTAGGATTTCCTCATAAAATAAGATAAGGGCAAATCATTTTTTATGATCGCCCTTATCTATTCATAATAAGATCGGAAGTAGTTATACCAGTCATTTGTTGATTTTGGTGGCGTATTATTGTTCGTAAACATCACACCTTTCTTATTTCCTTTTAGCATTCATGCTTTGCATTACTTTTTCAGTAATTACTTCTTCAGTAATAAGGTTGTTCGATGTTTTGTGTTCTAACCTAAATATAGGTTCCGTTAAACAGCTTCCTGTTTGGATGTTAGCTGCATGTTATTTAACTGTTGTACTTTTGACTGGTAGTGATCTACCGGATCTTATTATATTATTATTATACCATACTTCTCGCTTTTTAAACATACTATTGTCGGAAAATTTAAAATTTCGTCGCTTCTTCGCCGTCGCGGGCTTCCCATCGGGAAGCTCAACCCTCTGCTATCCCTAAAGAGCAGCGAATTATTCGCTGCTCCTACCATCAATAAGGAATAATGAAAAACCTTAATCAAATGCTTTTTTCTTGTTCACGATCTCCGTAATAATCCTTGGTACTTCCCGCACCATATCACTGGCAATCATTCCGTATTCCCCGGTGATCTTGGCGGCTTCATCCCCCGACCGGCCATGAATATAGACCCCGGCCATGGCGGCGCCTATCAAATTTATTTTTTGACCCACCAGGGCTGTAATAATACCGGTTAATACATCTCCGCTCCCCGCAGTGGCCATTCCCGGATTCCCGGTAGTGTTTAGGTATACATGCCCTTCTTCATCGGTGATCACGGTACTGGCTCCTTTCAATACAACAATGACGCCGTATTTACGAGAAAAATCCTTGGCTACCTTAATTCGATTTTCATTAATCTCCGGGATACTCAGCCCCGTAAGTTTTGCCATTTCTCCGGGATGAGGCGTTAGGATACAACGGCTTTTTACCTTCTTTAACAGTTTTAACATCTTCGGCAATACATTTAGGGCGTCGGCATCTAAAATCACCGGACACTTTGCCTCCCGCAGTACCCGTTCCACAATAACCTCCGTCTCCTTGCTTCTTCCAAGACCCGGTCCCAGAGCCACCACATTGCTTCGCTGAAGACTTCCCATGATATCCTCCACACCGGTAAACTCTTTTGCGTTGCCCTTGGGCACTTGAAAAGGAACCGTCATGACCTCCGTAAGCTGGGTTTCTAAAATATCATTCAGTTCTTCGGGTATTGCCAAATGGAGCATTCCCACCCCGCTTCTTAGGGCTGCCTTCGAGGCTAGGATAGCGGCCCCGGTCATGCCCCGGGATCCCGCAATCATTAATGCTCTTCCGTAGTTTCCTTTATGAGAATTCAGTCCCCGAATGGGTAAAATATCCTTTAAGGTTTTTTCCGTAATCAACTTTGCTTCATACTGGGATTTACTGATGGCCTCTTGGGGAATCCCGATGGGGCAAATTAACAGTTCCCCGTTATATTCAATGGCCGGGGCTGTAAGGTTTCCGATTTTAGGCAATTGATAAGCCACGGTTTTTGTGGCCCGAATAGCACTCCCTAAAACCTTCCCCGTATCTCCGGAGATCCCCGAGGGAATATCCACGGAGATGATTTTTCGTTTAACCTTATTGACAACCCCAATCACTTCGTTAGCAATCCCCTTTACCGGCTTGTTCAGTCCTGTCCCGAATATGGCATCCACCACAATATCGGATTTCATCAAGTCCAAATTAAAATCAATCATATCGTTTTCATCTTTTAAAACCCCAATGGATACCCGCATGGCCTGAATCGCTTCAAAATTTACCTTGGCATCGTTCTGTATGGACTTTTCATCTCCCACAATGTACACCTTTACCTGCACATCCTTATTATAGAGATGTCTTGCAACGGCAAATCCGTCCCCGCCATTGTTTCCGGTTCCACAGATGATAATCACCTTTTTCCGGTAGTCTTCATTTAAGGCTTTCATCACCTCTACCGTGGTATTCATTCCTGCATTCTCCATTAAAATCAGTCCCGGAATCTTATATTCCTTCGTGGTAATTCGATCCAACAATCGCATTTGCTGATTGTCCAGCACCTTCATGAAAAATCTCTCCCTTTTTTCAATTTGTTGTTAAACCTTCTTTTGCGCTATAGACTGTAGCTCTCAATAATGGCTGTCAGGTCTTTAGGGATCCCATTTT
The sequence above is drawn from the Isachenkonia alkalipeptolytica genome and encodes:
- the amrS gene encoding AmmeMemoRadiSam system radical SAM enzyme; this translates as MKEGLYYEKLQGNQVKCTLCPHHCRISPGKIGKCGVRKNEKGTLMSLNYGKITGLHIDPIEKKPIHFYLRGTQTLSMGSFGCNLHCPFCQNYTIAKGKPPTTDMSPEEVVSRAVKAGVPSISYTYNEPIVFYEMVLETAKLAKKKGLKNILVTNGYIENEPLKELLPYLDAANIDLKGFNAQVYPEVLGGELERVKRTIAFLHGSIHIEVTTLVVTGLSDRREELIRLFQWLASISPELPLHLNRYYPCYRYQEPPTDIEFLLEMKEEAEQVLNRVRSGNF
- a CDS encoding DegV family protein codes for the protein MSIKIITDSACSLPKEILEELDITVAPLTLQLGEKSFTDGVDIDPEAMMEDMKEGKVYKTSQVSPAAFEEIFEKYIGAFDTVIYIAFSSEISGTYQGSVIAKNQLLEKYDGQKTFDLELVDSKCIALGSGLIVKRAAEMAKEGKSKEQILEAVNYYAPNMEHIFTVEDLNYLYRGGRVSYTSAFVGGLLNIKPILNVEDGKLIPFEKIRSRKRAIKRIVEIVKERGVNLDKQLIGINHGNDREGAELLREMLKEEVGAKDFLITTLPAVIGAHTGPGTLSAFFLSTGEKDFG
- a CDS encoding 2-oxoacid:ferredoxin oxidoreductase subunit beta codes for the protein MAKYKDYSNGIEPTWCKGCGDFSVLRSLQVATAEMEIPRKDLSVVSGIGCSGRISGYMKAYSFHGVHGRALPIAQGIKLANEDLTVIAAGGDGDGFAIGAGHFIHAAKRNINITYIVMNNQIYGLTKGHTSPVSDQGFKTPSTPQGSEDLPLQPGLMSLSAGATFLAQGFSGYQEELVDLIKKGIEHEGFSFINVFSPCITFNKQNTYQWFRKNLTSVSEDRAYDPSSYHGAMGKLMETNGLVTGVLYENQQKEKKKEMSLRETPMALEREEFQALFNRLY
- a CDS encoding 2-oxoacid:acceptor oxidoreductase subunit alpha, which gives rise to MNREIQVLIGGTQGDGILATGLYYLQVLSRMGYHVYGKRHFTSRIKGGNSAIIAHGSVDKKGCLKDDMDIVMALDEDTMEIYTKKLRKRGLLLYDEALELKVDLDFIKEMEIEIISLPITKVVKDKGNMIMKNVCSLGFLTRVTDIEPEYVESVIVEAFKDKGEEVVRKNKKVLQGAVDYNFTSLKGVNYLIEPVTRKDLGPVAVGNDLIGLGAIMSGCRFMAAYPITPASEVMQYLSEHLPRYGGKVVQTEDELAAVNMIIGSSYAGVRSITGTSGPGVSLMMEGLGLAAMAEVPIVVVDAQRKGPSTGLPTKHEQSDVNTLYYGGHGDFPRIVLAPATFEDCFYDTVEAFNLAEEYQCPVIIMSDALRSLSYENIEALDFDRVTINRGKLGRQEDLDDGEESYKRYEDTGDHISKRVFPGTENGLHHTTGLEHSEYGFPLSPKDDHRGLTEKRMEKMTPLEYKKGIQMYQEKDNNILFLGYGSTFATLEQGVKKLDRIVDYGAIKQIKPLPKVQIKKLLEHYDKVVIVENNYSAQLRRIIQAEIGYHEKLDSLLSYNGDGFLIEEIKDKIKELV
- a CDS encoding NAD(P)H-hydrate dehydratase, which translates into the protein MKVLDNQQMRLLDRITTKEYKIPGLILMENAGMNTTVEVMKALNEDYRKKVIIICGTGNNGGDGFAVARHLYNKDVQVKVYIVGDEKSIQNDAKVNFEAIQAMRVSIGVLKDENDMIDFNLDLMKSDIVVDAIFGTGLNKPVKGIANEVIGVVNKVKRKIISVDIPSGISGDTGKVLGSAIRATKTVAYQLPKIGNLTAPAIEYNGELLICPIGIPQEAISKSQYEAKLITEKTLKDILPIRGLNSHKGNYGRALMIAGSRGMTGAAILASKAALRSGVGMLHLAIPEELNDILETQLTEVMTVPFQVPKGNAKEFTGVEDIMGSLQRSNVVALGPGLGRSKETEVIVERVLREAKCPVILDADALNVLPKMLKLLKKVKSRCILTPHPGEMAKLTGLSIPEINENRIKVAKDFSRKYGVIVVLKGASTVITDEEGHVYLNTTGNPGMATAGSGDVLTGIITALVGQKINLIGAAMAGVYIHGRSGDEAAKITGEYGMIASDMVREVPRIITEIVNKKKAFD